A genome region from Geodermatophilus bullaregiensis includes the following:
- a CDS encoding UDP-glucuronic acid decarboxylase family protein gives MQRVVITGGAGFLGSHLCERLLDDECEVIALDNFITGTPANVEHLVSRKGFRLVKADVTDYVHVAGPVDQVLHFASPASPIDYLMLPIETLKVGSIGTLHALGLAKEKGARFLLASTSETYGDPQIHPQPETYWGHVNPIGPRGVYDEAKRYAEALTMAYRRTHDVDAAIVRIFNTHGPRMRPNDGRAIPSFTTQALAGQPLTVAGDGSQTRSIIYVDDLVEGLVRLLRSDLAGPVNIGNPYETSVLHIAQTIRRLTGTSSEVVFVPRPTDDPSVRQPDISLARRELGWEPTIGFEEGLSRTVNWFRDHLAASPA, from the coding sequence GTGCAGCGTGTCGTCATCACGGGGGGAGCAGGGTTTCTCGGCTCACATCTGTGCGAGCGGCTGCTCGACGATGAGTGCGAGGTCATTGCCCTCGACAACTTCATCACCGGAACGCCGGCCAATGTCGAGCACCTTGTGTCCCGCAAGGGTTTCCGGCTGGTCAAGGCGGATGTCACGGACTATGTGCACGTCGCAGGCCCGGTCGACCAGGTGTTGCACTTCGCCAGCCCCGCGTCGCCGATCGACTACCTCATGCTGCCGATCGAGACGCTGAAGGTCGGGTCCATCGGGACACTGCACGCCTTGGGGCTGGCCAAGGAGAAGGGTGCACGCTTCCTCCTCGCCTCCACGTCGGAGACGTACGGTGATCCGCAGATCCACCCCCAACCCGAGACGTACTGGGGTCACGTCAACCCGATCGGTCCCCGCGGCGTCTATGACGAAGCCAAGCGGTACGCCGAGGCCCTCACGATGGCTTATCGGCGTACCCATGATGTCGACGCCGCCATCGTGCGCATCTTCAACACGCACGGGCCGCGCATGCGGCCCAACGACGGTCGGGCCATCCCGTCCTTCACGACTCAGGCTCTTGCGGGTCAGCCGCTGACCGTGGCAGGCGACGGCTCGCAGACCCGGTCGATCATCTACGTGGACGACCTCGTCGAGGGACTCGTCCGCTTGTTGCGGAGTGACCTCGCTGGTCCGGTGAACATCGGCAACCCCTACGAGACGTCGGTCCTGCACATTGCGCAGACGATCAGGCGGCTGACCGGCACCTCCAGCGAGGTCGTCTTCGTCCCACGACCAACAGATGACCCGAGCGTTCGACAGCCCGACATCAGCCTCGCCCGGCGTGAGCTCGGCTGGGAGCCCACGATCGGGTTCGAGGAAGGCCTGTCCCGGACCGTGAACTGGTTCCGAGACCACCTCGCGGCTAGCCCGGCATGA